Proteins found in one Solirubrobacterales bacterium genomic segment:
- the rplF gene encoding 50S ribosomal protein L6, whose amino-acid sequence MSRIGRKPIAIPDGVTVEVKPGMVSVKGPKGELAQTVSPEMRITQGEGPDANGGEHAAGALTVERPSDRGEHRALHGLTRSLIANMVQGVTEGFEKRLEIQGVGYRARLQGKSLELNVGYSHPVSVSAPEGIEFEVPVPTQVVVRGIDKQLVGEIAARIRRSRPPEPYKGKGIRYAGEHVPRKVGKRA is encoded by the coding sequence ATGAGCCGAATCGGAAGGAAGCCAATCGCGATTCCAGATGGGGTAACCGTCGAAGTCAAGCCCGGCATGGTCTCGGTCAAGGGCCCCAAGGGGGAGCTCGCCCAGACCGTGAGCCCCGAGATGAGGATCACCCAGGGCGAGGGCCCCGACGCAAACGGAGGCGAGCACGCTGCCGGGGCGCTCACGGTGGAGCGGCCGAGTGACCGCGGCGAGCATCGCGCCCTGCACGGCCTGACCCGCAGCCTGATCGCGAACATGGTCCAGGGCGTCACGGAGGGGTTCGAGAAGCGGCTGGAGATCCAGGGAGTGGGCTACCGGGCGCGCCTTCAAGGCAAGTCGCTGGAGCTGAACGTGGGCTATTCGCACCCCGTCTCGGTCAGCGCCCCCGAGGGCATCGAGTTCGAAGTTCCCGTACCGACGCAGGTGGTGGTCCGGGGAATCGACAAGCAGCTTGTCGGCGAGATCGCCGCTCGCATACGGCGCTCCCGTCCACCCGAGCCGTATAAGGGGAAGGGGATCCGCTACGCGGGCGAGCACGTCCCCCGCAAGGTCGGGAAGCGAGCTTAG
- the rpsH gene encoding 30S ribosomal protein S8 codes for MAVNDPISDYLTRVRNALAAQHAEVEVPASRLKKEMTRILAEQGYITEFAVEPTRVGEAIRIKLKYTDGRGSVIAGLRRISRPGRRRYVTHEEIPRVMGGMGTAILSTSVGVMTGHQARQRGVGGEVVAYVW; via the coding sequence ATGGCTGTAAACGACCCGATATCCGACTACCTGACCCGTGTTCGCAACGCGCTCGCCGCGCAGCACGCGGAGGTCGAGGTTCCCGCGTCACGCCTGAAGAAGGAGATGACCAGGATCCTCGCCGAGCAGGGATACATCACCGAATTCGCGGTCGAGCCCACCCGGGTCGGCGAGGCGATCCGGATCAAGCTCAAGTACACGGACGGGCGCGGGTCGGTGATCGCCGGGCTGAGGCGCATCTCCCGCCCGGGGCGGCGCCGCTACGTCACCCACGAGGAGATCCCGCGCGTGATGGGCGGCATGGGCACGGCGATTCTTTCGACCTCGGTCGGAGTGATGACCGGTCACCAGGCCAGGCAGCGCGGCGTCGGCGGCGAGGTCGTCGCCTACGTGTGGTGA
- a CDS encoding type Z 30S ribosomal protein S14 codes for MAKTSQTVRQRRKPKYPTRAYNRCRRCGRSRAYYRKFGICRLCLRELAHQGYIPGMTKSSW; via the coding sequence ATGGCCAAGACCTCACAGACAGTCAGACAGCGACGCAAGCCCAAATACCCGACGCGGGCGTACAACCGCTGCCGCCGCTGCGGGCGCTCTCGTGCCTACTACCGCAAGTTCGGCATCTGCCGGCTATGTCTGCGCGAGCTCGCGCACCAGGGGTACATCCCCGGAATGACGAAGTCGAGCTGGTGA